TCGACTTCATCGACGGAGACTTCCTGGTGGAGGACCTGTCCGAGGCCGACGTGCTGTTCGCGCATGGCACCTGCTACGGGCCCGAGCTGATGGGCAAGCTCACCCACAAGCTGGAGGAGCTCAAGCCGGGGGCGAGGGTCATCATGGCCGGACAGACACTGGCCTCCCCCGAGCTCGTCTTCCAGAAGATGAAGGTGATGAAGACGGACTGGGGCTCGGCGCTCGCGGCGGTGTACAAGCGCCGGTAGGCCCCTGCCCCGAGGCGGTGGTTACTTCGCCTTCCCCGCCTTCTGCAGCATGGTCAGGGTGGCGCGGGCGCGCTTGGTGTTCTCGCGCTTGGCCTCGGGATCCAGCTTCAGGGCGGTGTGGATGTCCTGGACGGCGGCGGTCACATTGCCCTCGCGCAGGAGCAGCTCGCTGCGGCCCACCAGGGCATCCACGTTGCCGATGTTGAGCTCGAGCGCCCGGGAGTACTCCGCCTTGGCCTCGGCGTACTTCTCCAGGTGGGCGTAGGTCGACGCCAGGTTGCAGTGGAAGACGCTGTCGTAGGGGGAAGCGGCCACCAGCCCCTTGAAGATCTCCAGGGCGTCCTGGAACTTGCCGGTCTTCAGCATGTCGTGACCGCGCGTGGCGATCTCGTAGAGCATCTCCTGGGACAGGCCGAGGAACTCCGCCGGAGTGATCTCTCCGACGACGAGCTTTTCACCGAGCTCTTCCGAGATGACGCGCGTGGTACCGGCGGGCTTCTGCGGGGTATTGCTCACGGGAGCACCTGTGGGGAAAAAAAAAGACGGGAGGGCCGCGCACGACCCTCCCGCCCGATGAGTCTAGACCAGAGCTCAGAACGTCCGGAAGCGGTTCTGGGTGATGCTCCGGGTCAGGTCACGCAGGGACGCGTGCTTGTCGAGCATGCGGCCGATGTCCTCGAAGCTGGTCTTCAGGCTGTCCTGGCGGCGGTCCACCCAGCAGCCACCGCGGGGGCCGGTGGTGGTGGGGCGCTCGAAGGGGTTGTGCTTCTCGAGCTTCTCGGTGAGCTTGCGCAGGGTGTCGAACAGCTTGGACATCTGCTTGAAGAGGTCGCCGAGCTTGCCGAGGAAGTCACCCGGCTTGGTGGTGGTGCCCGTGGGGTTGGTGCCAGGGGCCGGGGCGCCCGCGGCCAGGTTGTTGCCGAGCTTGAAAGACTCGCCGCCGTTGTTGCTGCCGATGACCTCCTTGCCGGTGAAGGACCAGTCGTCGGTCTCCTTGCCCATGACGAAGACGTCCTTGCCGCCGAAGCTGTTGACGTTGGCGTAGCCGTCCTTGGTGACGGGGCCGGTCTTGCCCTTGCCCTTGTCGATGTCCGTGACCTGCACGCGGTCGTTACCGGAGATGATCTCCAGCTTGGCGGAGACCGTCATGCCGTTGCCGTAGGGGGCGGTGGTGCAGTTGATGCGGGTGCCGTCGCCGAGCACGAAGGTGCTGTCGCGCTTGAAGTCCCACTTGCCACCGTCGCCCTCGTCCACGTGCGGATCGCCCCAGACGCGGGTGTTCTTGCCGTCCGGACCGGTGATCTTCCACTCGAACTGGCTGGTGGCCTCGATCTTGTAGCCGCCCGGGGTGGTGATGACGCCGTTGGGGTCCGTCTTCAGACTGCCGGACGGGTGGGAGGAGTCCGAGGGAGCCGGCGGGGTGGGCGTGGCGGGACCGCCGTTGCCGACGACCGAGTAGAAGATGTCCATGATGGACCGGTCGGTCCGGAAGACATCGTTCTCCACCGTGTTGTTGGCGGCGTTGGCCTGCGTGGTGGCGGCGGTGGTCTGGACCTGCCCGGCGTCCTTGGTGGCGCCCAGGGTCTGCAGCTCAGCCGTCGTGGTCCGGGCCGTGGTCGCGGTGCTCGGAGAACCACCGATCTTGGTCGACATGATGTTTCGTCCTTTCTTGCTCAGGCGCGCAGAGGCTTCGCACCAGGTAAGGGATTCGGGTTGTGGGGTGGCGCCGAAGCGCCGCCCGCTGTGCTTCAGTTATTTCCATTATCGGCCCACCCCTCCGAAGGTTTCCTGTGGACTCGCGGAAGTGCTTTTTCCGCCCGGAAATCCCTTGCCGACCCCCAAGGTCGGGAGTGGAAACCACGTGTCGGGAGTCCGTCAAGCCCGCCACCCTGGAAAAAAGGGGCTCCAAGTGAAACCGGCCCCGCGGGGTCCTCTCTGGAGAGGGCCCTGCGAGACCGGTTCGGGACTGCCATTTCCCACGGATTTTCCGGAGCATTTTCCGGGGCCGATCGCCCGTGGGCCCCAAAAGCGAAACCGGCCCCGCGAAGCCTCTTATCGAGGACGCGAGACCGGTTCGGACTACCTGAGCGCCAGGGGCTCTATCAGCCGCCGATGTTGCGGATGACGGACATCGCCATCTCGTGCATCTGCTTCATCATCTGCGTGATGAGCTGGGTCAGCTCCTGCTCCTTCTGCATCTTCATCTGCGCCTCGAGGAACGGCTTCATCTCGGCGGGCGCCTTGTCCAGCATGTCCTGCTGCGCGCCAGACAGCTTGCCCATGGCGCCCATTCCGGCATTCGCGATCGAAGAGAGGCTCATTGTGTTCTCCAGTAATTTCGAAGGGTTGGTACCCGGCAGCTGCGCAGCAGCGGCCTGACAAACTGATTATCGGTACGGCCCGCGCGGAGTTTCCTGCTTCTTTTCCGGATCATTTTTTTCCGGCGCCCTACCCCGCTCTGAGGGACGGGCCGTGCACCTCCATCGGCCAGGCCCACGGGACGAGCACCAGGAACACGACGAGCATCAGCACGGTGAGGGGGCCTCCGAGCCGCAAGAAGTCGCTGAACCGGTAGCGCCCGGGGCCGTACACCAACAGGCAGCTCGGCTCGAGCGGTGTGATGAACGAGCAAGAGGCGGCGAGCGCGATCCCCATGGCGAACGTGCGGGGATTCACGCCCAGGCTCGCCGCGGCGCTCAGCCCGACAGGGAGCATCACGAGCGCGGCGGCCTGGTTGCTCATCGGGACGGAGAGGACCACGGTCAACAGCATGAGGCAGAGCAGCACCAGGCGCGGGCCCCCCACGGCCGCGACCTCCGCCGCGAGGCCCCGAGCAGGAGCCCCGCCCCGCTCTTCTCCATGGCGACGCCGAGCGCCATCATCGAGCCGATCAGCAACACCACCCGCCAGTCGATCCGGAAGACGAGCTTCGGGTCCAGGCAGCCGGTGAGGACCATGAGGAGGACGCCCGTCACGCCCGCGACGGACAGCGGCACCCGTCCTGTCGAGCCGAGGACGAGCACGGTGCTGAAGATGGAGAGGGCGAGGAACGCCTTGGAGTGACGCGGAGCCGCGAGCCCCTCGGCGTGGGCGGAAGGAACGAGGGTCCCCGGGACTTCCGGCGCGTTGGTACTCGTCCGGGTGGGCAGGACCACCGGCGCCAGCAGGAGGACGAGAGCCACCCCGAGGAACGCCGCGGGCAGCCCGGCCGGAGTGAGCTCGACGAGGCCGATGGAGCCCAGCCCGAGGTCATCGAGGCGCGCGGAGACCACCAGGTTCGTCGAGGTCCCATACAAGAATCCCATGCCACCCAGCATGGAGGCGAAGGCCAGTGGCATGAGCACCCGGCTCCTGCGCAGGCCGGCGGCCTTCGCGCCCCGGAGCGCCGCCGGGAGGAAGGCCGCCGTGGTGACGGTGTTGGGAACGAAGGCCGAGAACACCGCCACGAGCACCATCAGCCCCAGGAGGAATCCCCGAGGGCCGAGCCGGCCAAAGTGGGCCAGCCAGTTGCCGGCCCTGTGCATCACCCCGGTCGCCGAGAGCCCCTCCGTCATCGCCAGGAGCGCGAAGATGAAGATGACCATCTCGTTGGAGAACCCGGCGAAGGCCTCCGCGGGCGTCAGGACCCCCGACAGCGCGAGCAGACAGACGATGGAGAGCGCCGTCACCTCGAGGGGGATCGTCTCGATGGAGAAGAGGACGATGCCGATGAACACGATGGCCAGCACGAGTGCGATCCCGGTCATGACGAAACGCTCCTGGAGGACGTGCGCCCCCCTCCACTTCAGGCCGGGAGCGCGTACCGATGGGTGATGGCGCCGAGGACCTGCCGGCGGCTGTCCGCGGCGGGAAGCTCATAGCGGTGCTCGATGGCGGAGACCTCCCGGGCGAGCTCGTCGTCACGAAGGACCTGCCGTATCCAGCGCGAGAAGTCCCCATCCGCCTCGCAGCGCAGAGGGACCCCCCACGGCGCGGTGTGCCCTCCCGCGGGCCACACGTGCTCGGCGCCGTTGACGACACTCCAGGAGGGTGCGCCGGCCCGAGCGCCGCAGTTGCTCGAGCGCCGTGTCGAGACGGCCGGCGGTTGCCAGGGTTCCATCCAGGCTCAGGGCGAGGGCCAGGTAGCGCATGGAGACCTCCATTTTCGGAGAGGGGGCGTGGGGAGGCGGCCACCACGGGCAGGCCCGGACCAGACGAATGCGCGGACGCCGGCATCACGCCGTGCGCACGCACCACTCCGGCCCGATCCGCTCGAGGGCGCACCAGACGAGGGCTCTACTTCGCTCAACGGCCGCAGCGCCTCCAAGCCAGAAGGGGCAGGTCCTGTCAGGGGGGGAGGCTCCGGCCGCGATGTGGAGCAACTGGTCCGATTGTCGGACCAGTCGGCACGCCGCGCGGCCGGAAGGTGCTCCGTGCTTTCATGCAAGAGCACCCCTGAAGGAACTTGCTTCCGCTGGCTTAGACGAGAGGAGCCGCGGCGCGAGCGAGGAGCCAGGCCGCGGCCCTGTGGAGCACGCACGAGCGCCGGCACAGCCCAGCCCAGGACGTCTCTCTCTTGGAGTGGGCGGGTGGCTGCGGCATGTGCATCTCGGCGCTCCGGGGTCCACGACGAGGCTCGGGCCCCATCGTCTTCTGGCCAACCCCTCTGACGCCCGGTTTCTTCCTGACGCGGGCGGCCCCAAAAGCGAAACCGGCCCCGCGAAGCCTCTTATCGAGGACGCGAGACCGGTTCGGACTACCCGACTGCCAGAGGCTCTATCAGCCGCCGATGTTGCGGATGACGGACATCGCCATCTCGTGCATCTGCTTCATCATCTGCGTGATGAGCTGGGTCAGCTCCTGCTCCTTCTGCATCTTCATCTGCGCCTCGAGGAACGGCTTCATCTCGGCGGGCGCCTTGTCCAGCATGTCCTGCTGCGCGCCCGACAGCTTGCCCATGGCGCCCATTCCAGCGTTCGCGATCGAAGAGAGGCTCATTGTGTTCTCCAGAATTTTCGAAGGGTTGGTACCCGGCAGCTGCGCAGCAGCGGCCTGACAAATTGATTATCGGTGCGGCCCGCGCGGAGTTTCCTGCTTCTTTTCCGGGGCATTTTTTTCCCCGAGCCACGCCGCTGCCCCGCTCCACGCACCACCCCCGAAGCGGTCAGGAACCGAGTAGCCCCAAAAGCGAAACCGGCCTCGCGAAGCCTCTTATCGAGGACGCGAGACCGGTTCGGACTACCCGACTGCCAGGGGCTCTATCAGCCGCCGATGTTGCGGATGACGGACATCGCCATCTCGTGCATCTGCTTCATCATCTGCGTGATGAGCTGGGTCAGCTCCTGCTCCTTCTGCATCTTCATCTGCGCCTCGAGGAACGGCTTCATCTCCGCAGGCGCCTTGTCCAGCATGTCCTGCTGCGCGCCC
The sequence above is drawn from the Archangium gephyra genome and encodes:
- a CDS encoding SLC13 family permease, with amino-acid sequence MTGIALVLAIVFIGIVLFSIETIPLEVTALSIVCLLALSGVLTPAEAFAGFSNEMVIFIFALLAMTEGLSATGVMHRAGNWLAHFGRLGPRGFLLGLMVLVAVFSAFVPNTVTTAAFLPAALRGAKAAGLRRSRVLMPLAFASMLGGMGFLYGTSTNLVVSARLDDLGLGSIGLVELTPAGLPAAFLGVALVLLLAPVVLPTRTSTNAPEVPGTLVPSAHAEGLAAPRHSKAFLALSIFSTVLVLGSTGRVPLSVAGVTGVLLMVLTGCLDPKLVFRIDWRVVLLIGSMMALGVAMEKSGAGLLLGASRRRSRPWGARAWCCSASCC
- a CDS encoding DUF1521 domain-containing protein, producing MSTKIGGSPSTATTARTTTAELQTLGATKDAGQVQTTAATTQANAANNTVENDVFRTDRSIMDIFYSVVGNGGPATPTPPAPSDSSHPSGSLKTDPNGVITTPGGYKIEATSQFEWKITGPDGKNTRVWGDPHVDEGDGGKWDFKRDSTFVLGDGTRINCTTAPYGNGMTVSAKLEIISGNDRVQVTDIDKGKGKTGPVTKDGYANVNSFGGKDVFVMGKETDDWSFTGKEVIGSNNGGESFKLGNNLAAGAPAPGTNPTGTTTKPGDFLGKLGDLFKQMSKLFDTLRKLTEKLEKHNPFERPTTTGPRGGCWVDRRQDSLKTSFEDIGRMLDKHASLRDLTRSITQNRFRTF
- a CDS encoding SLC13 family permease, whose amino-acid sequence is MLLTVVLSVPMSNQAAALVMLPVGLSAAASLGVNPRTFAMGIALAASCSFITPLEPSCLLVYGPGRYRFSDFLRLGGPLTVLMLVVFLVLVPWAWPMEVHGPSLRAG
- a CDS encoding tetratricopeptide repeat protein, which translates into the protein MSNTPQKPAGTTRVISEELGEKLVVGEITPAEFLGLSQEMLYEIATRGHDMLKTGKFQDALEIFKGLVAASPYDSVFHCNLASTYAHLEKYAEAKAEYSRALELNIGNVDALVGRSELLLREGNVTAAVQDIHTALKLDPEAKRENTKRARATLTMLQKAGKAK